From Pseudomonas fluorescens, one genomic window encodes:
- a CDS encoding EAL domain-containing protein yields the protein MDTRAGQAGRSAAQDFFVQTLEQWGDAVVVVDDQSLVRFFNSAAEQFWGRPRLEVLGTHVDTLIPLALNGDADSARSRELAIVHRDGEERWAAMSLSTIRLQGRELGAFFLKDITGTRPQDSEQRLLSMSINASRSATCIVDAHARLVYVNDGLLQMLGYDGAALLGQSPLIFFVGDSHAGAAELPELAQLFGANPHEISALVSKRNGQRLWVHVSSSPVFDAGGEVEHSIMVLTDITRLKLHEVLQDKVVGALLNEQSLESVLSLMCREIERIAPEVIVSILSVDAGGILHPLAGPGLPAAYSQAIEGLAIGPFTGSCGTAAFRGEPVLVTDIATDLLWADYRDLAEQSGLRACWSIPVRNSTGQVAATFALYFRECRGPDPLHAHLVTAGTHLCMLALEREQARQAIRKMAFYDSLTGLPNRSFLLGKAQRLLFDVAQEQGELAVLFIDLDRFKQVNDALGHGAGDELLQAMAQRLRSVMREGDIAGRLSGDEFVLVLPRRNATEVTRELERLQRVLSFPVSVAGTSVVLSASIGISLYPADGQDMESLLQCADIAMYQAKRVERGSCRFYLEQMNQIAQERLILETALRMALAGDDLELAYQPQINLHTGALVGVEALARWEHPSLGVISPERFIPLAEECGLINELSQWVLQTACGQLAEWRLQGLVVPSLSINLSPINFHGVNLPTQIAQQLQLHELQASDLCIELTEGVLLSNSVGTEHTLAQLHALGVRLAIDDFGTGYSSLGYLRHLPISELKLDKSFVDDLERDASCRALSESVIGIGKGLSLLVVAEGIEHAAQYEILKEQGYEVGQGFFFSLPLPSAAFMQWLRASQGQPHAVNTASAQATLD from the coding sequence ATGGACACCAGAGCCGGACAAGCAGGGCGCAGTGCTGCGCAGGATTTTTTCGTGCAGACCCTGGAGCAGTGGGGCGATGCCGTAGTGGTGGTCGACGATCAGAGCCTTGTCAGGTTTTTCAACTCCGCCGCCGAACAGTTCTGGGGTCGCCCCCGGCTGGAGGTATTGGGCACTCACGTCGATACGCTGATACCCCTGGCTCTGAACGGCGATGCCGACAGCGCCCGTTCACGGGAGTTGGCGATTGTGCACCGGGACGGCGAAGAGCGCTGGGCCGCGATGTCGCTCTCGACCATCAGGTTGCAGGGACGCGAACTCGGCGCTTTCTTTCTCAAGGACATTACCGGCACTCGCCCGCAGGACAGTGAACAGCGGCTGCTGTCGATGTCGATCAATGCCAGCCGTTCTGCCACTTGCATCGTCGACGCGCATGCGCGCCTGGTCTACGTCAATGACGGGTTGCTGCAAATGCTCGGTTACGACGGTGCCGCGCTATTGGGGCAATCGCCGCTGATTTTCTTTGTCGGTGACAGCCACGCCGGAGCGGCGGAGCTGCCCGAACTGGCCCAGTTGTTCGGTGCCAATCCCCATGAAATCAGCGCGCTGGTCAGCAAGCGCAACGGCCAGCGGCTGTGGGTGCATGTGTCCTCGAGCCCGGTGTTCGATGCCGGTGGCGAGGTCGAACACAGCATCATGGTGCTGACCGATATCACCCGCTTGAAACTGCACGAAGTGCTGCAGGACAAGGTGGTCGGCGCGCTGTTGAACGAGCAGTCCCTGGAAAGTGTGCTGAGTCTGATGTGCCGGGAAATCGAGCGCATTGCGCCGGAAGTCATTGTGTCGATCCTCAGCGTCGACGCCGGTGGGATCCTGCACCCGCTGGCCGGTCCCGGCTTGCCTGCGGCTTATTCGCAGGCCATCGAGGGCCTGGCGATCGGGCCGTTCACCGGCTCCTGCGGCACCGCAGCGTTTCGTGGCGAACCGGTGCTGGTCACCGACATCGCCACTGATCTGCTGTGGGCAGATTACCGGGACTTGGCCGAGCAGTCCGGCTTGCGGGCTTGCTGGTCGATCCCCGTACGCAACAGCACCGGCCAGGTGGCAGCGACCTTTGCCCTGTACTTTCGCGAATGCCGTGGCCCCGATCCCTTGCATGCGCACCTGGTCACGGCAGGTACGCACCTGTGCATGCTGGCGCTGGAGCGGGAGCAGGCGCGCCAGGCGATTCGCAAGATGGCTTTCTATGACAGCCTGACCGGCTTGCCCAACCGCAGTTTCCTGCTCGGCAAGGCGCAACGCCTGCTGTTCGATGTGGCGCAGGAGCAGGGTGAACTGGCGGTGTTGTTTATCGACCTGGACCGTTTCAAGCAGGTCAACGACGCCCTTGGCCATGGGGCCGGAGACGAGTTGTTGCAGGCCATGGCGCAGCGTCTGCGCAGCGTGATGCGCGAGGGCGATATTGCCGGGCGCCTGTCCGGTGACGAGTTCGTACTGGTATTGCCCAGGCGCAATGCCACCGAGGTCACCCGCGAGCTTGAGCGCTTGCAACGGGTCTTGAGTTTTCCGGTCAGTGTTGCCGGCACCTCTGTGGTGTTGTCGGCGAGCATCGGCATCAGCCTGTATCCCGCTGATGGCCAGGACATGGAAAGCCTGCTGCAGTGCGCTGATATTGCGATGTACCAGGCCAAGCGGGTCGAGCGTGGCAGTTGCCGTTTTTACCTGGAGCAGATGAACCAGATCGCCCAGGAACGCTTGATCCTGGAAACCGCGCTGCGCATGGCGCTGGCCGGAGATGACCTGGAGCTGGCGTATCAGCCACAGATCAACCTGCACACCGGCGCCCTGGTAGGGGTCGAAGCGCTGGCGCGCTGGGAGCATCCGAGCCTGGGTGTGATTTCACCGGAGCGCTTCATTCCGCTGGCCGAAGAGTGCGGGCTGATCAATGAGCTGAGCCAGTGGGTGCTGCAAACCGCCTGCGGGCAACTGGCCGAGTGGCGACTGCAGGGCCTGGTTGTGCCGTCGTTGTCGATCAATCTGTCGCCGATCAATTTTCATGGCGTGAACCTGCCAACGCAGATTGCCCAGCAGTTGCAGCTTCACGAGTTGCAGGCATCGGATCTGTGCATCGAGCTTACCGAAGGGGTGTTGCTGTCCAACAGCGTGGGCACCGAGCACACCCTTGCACAACTGCATGCCCTGGGCGTTCGCCTGGCCATCGATGACTTTGGCACCGGCTATTCCAGCCTTGGCTACTTGCGCCATCTGCCCATCAGTGAACTGAAGCTGGACAAGAGTTTTGTCGATGACCTGGAGCGCGATGCCTCCTGTCGGGCCCTCAGTGAGTCGGTGATCGGAATCGGCAAAGGCCTGTCGTTGCTGGTGGTGGCCGAGGGCATCGAACACGCGGCCCAGTACGAGATTCTCAAGGAGCAGGGCTACGAGGTGGGGCAGGGTTTTTTCTTTTCGCTGCCGCTGCCATCCGCGGCGTTCATGCAGTGGTTGCGGGCGAGCCAGGGGCAGCCTCATGCCGTCAATACCGCGTCGGCTCAAGCTACGCTGGACTAG
- a CDS encoding RrF2 family transcriptional regulator produces MSLYSAGVEYGIHCLLFLVGDGGDSREASVRDLAELQGVPQDYLAKIFTKLAKAKLVMATEGVRGGFKLARPADEITILDIVNAIDGKKLIFDCREIRGRCALFEEAPPAWALEGTCAVHGVMLTAQKRMEEALAQQTILDLARRFGRKAPAEFGAQVNDWMNERREKKGVASPQAGDGQHITLTDISD; encoded by the coding sequence ATGTCCCTTTACAGTGCGGGCGTGGAATATGGCATTCATTGCCTGTTGTTCCTGGTGGGCGATGGTGGTGATAGTCGCGAGGCCAGCGTGCGCGATCTCGCCGAGTTGCAGGGCGTGCCCCAGGACTATCTGGCGAAAATCTTCACCAAGCTGGCCAAGGCGAAACTGGTGATGGCGACCGAGGGTGTGCGCGGCGGTTTCAAGCTGGCGCGTCCAGCCGACGAAATCACCATCCTCGATATCGTCAATGCCATCGACGGTAAAAAACTGATCTTCGATTGCCGAGAAATCCGTGGACGCTGCGCGCTGTTCGAAGAAGCGCCACCGGCCTGGGCGCTGGAAGGCACCTGTGCGGTACACGGAGTCATGCTGACTGCGCAGAAGCGCATGGAGGAAGCCCTCGCCCAGCAGACTATTCTCGACCTGGCCCGGCGCTTCGGGCGCAAAGCGCCTGCCGAGTTCGGTGCGCAAGTCAATGACTGGATGAACGAGCGCCGGGAGAAGAAAGGCGTCGCCAGTCCTCAGGCCGGCGACGGACAGCACATCACGCTGACCGATATCAGTGACTGA
- a CDS encoding NAD(P)/FAD-dependent oxidoreductase, whose amino-acid sequence MKQHILVIGAGFGGLWTALSATRLFDLHGQREIAVTVLAPQAELRVRPRFYEPNAHQLAAPLGELFDAVGVDFIKGAAQTIDVPQKQVGYRDANGALQTCNYDKLVLATGSGLALPNTPGVAEHAFNVDQIEQAVRLENHLKSLAERPYSKARNTVVVAGGGFTGIETATEMPARLRAIFGEQADIEVIIVDRGDKVGGSMGAQIARSIAEASEEQGVRWQLNSSVVAVDEQGVALADGQRIEASTVVWTTGVRASSLTEQIPAERDHLGRLHVDAHLQVLGQPDIFATGDVAYAASDDIGNHALMTCQHAISLGRHAGNNVAAQILGVEPMPYSQPKYVTCLDLGAWGAVYTEGWDRQVKLVREEGKALKTQINTQWIYPPAANREAAWAAADPLIPVA is encoded by the coding sequence ATGAAACAACACATCCTGGTTATCGGCGCTGGTTTTGGTGGGCTGTGGACGGCGCTCAGCGCTACCCGCCTGTTCGATCTGCACGGTCAGCGTGAGATCGCCGTCACCGTGCTGGCGCCCCAGGCCGAGTTGCGGGTTCGTCCGCGCTTCTACGAGCCCAACGCCCACCAACTGGCCGCGCCTCTGGGTGAGCTGTTCGACGCAGTGGGGGTGGACTTCATCAAGGGCGCCGCGCAGACCATCGACGTGCCGCAAAAACAGGTCGGCTACCGCGATGCCAATGGTGCGCTCCAAACCTGTAACTACGACAAACTGGTGTTGGCTACGGGCAGTGGCCTGGCACTGCCGAACACGCCAGGCGTCGCTGAGCACGCCTTCAATGTCGACCAGATCGAGCAGGCGGTGCGCCTGGAGAATCACCTGAAATCCCTGGCTGAGCGTCCCTATAGCAAGGCACGCAACACGGTGGTGGTGGCTGGTGGCGGTTTCACCGGAATCGAGACCGCCACGGAGATGCCGGCGCGGCTGCGGGCGATTTTCGGCGAGCAGGCCGATATCGAAGTGATCATCGTTGATCGCGGCGATAAGGTCGGTGGCTCCATGGGTGCGCAAATCGCCCGCTCTATCGCCGAGGCCAGCGAAGAGCAGGGTGTGCGCTGGCAGTTGAATTCGTCGGTGGTGGCCGTCGATGAGCAGGGCGTGGCCCTGGCCGATGGTCAGCGTATCGAAGCCAGCACCGTGGTCTGGACCACCGGGGTGCGCGCCAGTTCGTTGACCGAGCAGATTCCCGCTGAGCGCGATCATCTGGGCCGCCTGCACGTTGACGCTCACCTGCAAGTGCTTGGCCAACCCGACATTTTCGCCACCGGCGACGTGGCCTATGCCGCCAGCGATGACATCGGTAATCACGCGCTGATGACCTGCCAGCACGCCATCTCCCTCGGTCGCCACGCCGGCAACAACGTCGCGGCGCAAATTCTCGGTGTCGAGCCGATGCCCTACAGCCAGCCCAAATACGTCACCTGCCTGGACCTCGGTGCCTGGGGCGCGGTGTACACCGAAGGCTGGGATCGCCAGGTCAAGCTGGTGCGTGAGGAAGGTAAGGCGCTAAAGACCCAGATCAACACCCAGTGGATCTACCCGCCGGCGGCCAACCGTGAAGCGGCCTGGGCGGCAGCGGATCCGCTGATTCCGGTTGCGTGA
- a CDS encoding class I SAM-dependent methyltransferase: MTPDALATLHAHLLTALATPPAETRRLFHGRGRCWPGLEQLTVDWLQGIVLVAVFKEPEPEQLLALQQLLRQLSQLAEWQASGAHSLLLQHRYLPQSTTEWLSGEEVEDWTLTEGGLRYLIDLGKKQNAGLFLDMRYGRNWVRDNARGKRVLNLFAYTCGFSVAAIEGGAEKVVNLDMSRAALSRGRDNHRLNGHDLSKVSFLGHDLFKSWGKVINSGPYDLVIIDPPSFQKGSFLLTKDYQRVLRRLPELLTPQGTVLACMNDPAFGPDFLIDGVTREAPSLRFVERLENPPEFPDIDAQSGLKALVFASE; the protein is encoded by the coding sequence ATGACCCCAGATGCCCTCGCCACCCTGCACGCTCACCTGCTGACCGCGCTGGCAACGCCCCCCGCTGAAACCCGCCGCCTGTTCCACGGGCGCGGCCGCTGCTGGCCGGGGCTGGAACAACTGACCGTCGACTGGTTGCAAGGCATTGTGCTGGTCGCGGTGTTCAAGGAGCCGGAGCCCGAACAACTGCTGGCCTTGCAGCAACTTCTCCGCCAGCTCAGCCAATTGGCCGAATGGCAGGCCAGCGGCGCCCACAGCCTGTTGCTGCAACACCGTTACCTGCCACAAAGCACCACCGAATGGCTGTCGGGAGAGGAAGTCGAGGACTGGACGCTGACCGAAGGCGGCTTGCGCTACCTCATCGATCTGGGCAAGAAACAGAATGCCGGGTTGTTTCTCGACATGCGCTATGGGCGCAACTGGGTACGCGACAATGCCCGGGGCAAACGGGTACTGAACCTGTTTGCCTACACCTGCGGGTTCTCGGTGGCCGCCATCGAAGGTGGCGCCGAAAAGGTGGTCAATCTCGACATGTCCCGTGCTGCCTTGAGTCGTGGACGCGACAACCATCGCCTCAATGGCCACGACCTGAGCAAAGTCAGCTTCCTTGGCCATGATTTGTTCAAGTCGTGGGGCAAGGTGATCAACAGCGGACCCTACGACCTGGTGATCATCGATCCGCCGTCGTTCCAGAAAGGCAGCTTCCTGCTGACCAAGGACTATCAGCGCGTGCTGCGCCGCCTGCCCGAGTTGCTCACGCCCCAAGGCACGGTATTGGCGTGCATGAACGACCCGGCGTTCGGCCCGGACTTCCTGATCGACGGTGTCACCCGCGAAGCCCCAAGCCTGCGTTTTGTCGAGCGCCTGGAAAATCCACCGGAATTTCCCGACATCGACGCGCAAAGCGGGCTCAAGGCCCTGGTGTTCGCCAGCGAGTAA
- a CDS encoding YceI family protein — translation MNARYPVISLLVALLALGSLGDAHGAQYKSVNPKASKIDFNFKQTGSRVYGTFGEFKARLDFDTANIAAAHTEITIKLDSVDAGSQDATDELKTPDWFNTEMFPMARFESSKITALGDERYRVEGHLTLKGVTRDIEAEMSLKAESGIGVFNGQFVLKRDDFKIGTGSWANSMVSNEINIHFRVVAPEQ, via the coding sequence ATGAATGCTCGTTACCCCGTAATTTCGTTACTGGTTGCCTTGTTGGCCCTTGGCAGCTTGGGCGATGCTCATGGGGCCCAATACAAGTCGGTCAATCCGAAAGCAAGCAAGATCGATTTCAACTTCAAACAGACAGGATCGAGGGTGTACGGGACTTTCGGCGAGTTCAAGGCGAGGCTGGATTTCGACACGGCCAACATCGCGGCGGCCCACACTGAAATCACCATCAAGCTGGACAGCGTCGACGCCGGCAGCCAGGACGCCACCGATGAGCTGAAAACCCCGGACTGGTTCAACACCGAGATGTTTCCCATGGCGCGTTTCGAGTCGAGCAAGATCACCGCGCTGGGCGATGAGCGTTATCGCGTGGAGGGTCACTTGACGTTGAAAGGCGTGACGCGCGACATCGAAGCCGAGATGAGCCTGAAGGCCGAGAGCGGCATTGGCGTATTTAATGGCCAATTCGTGCTCAAGCGCGACGACTTCAAGATTGGCACAGGCTCGTGGGCCAATAGCATGGTGTCGAACGAGATCAACATTCACTTTCGGGTGGTCGCGCCCGAGCAGTGA
- the ppnN gene encoding nucleotide 5'-monophosphate nucleosidase PpnN, whose protein sequence is MTARQVINASVSPKGSLETLSQREVQQLSAAGTGSIYSLFRQCALAILNTGAHVDNAKTILEAYRDFEIRIHQQDRGVRLELLNAPADAFVDGEMIASTREMLFSALRDIVYTENELDSQRIDLSNSQGISDYVFHLLRNARTLRPGVEPKIVVCWGGHSISSEEYQYTKKVGHELGLRSLDVCTGCGPGVMKGPMKGATISHAKQRITNGRYLGLTEPGIIAAEAPNPIVNELVILPDIEKRLEAFVRVGHGIIIFPGGAGTAEEFLYLLGILMHPDNRDLPFPVVLTGPRSAEPYLQQLHTFIGATLGEEAQKHYEIIIDDPAQVARQMVAGLKAVKQFRRERNDAFHFNWLLKIDEGFQRPFDPTHENMASLQLRRDMPAHELASNLRRAFSGIVAGNVKDKGIRLIEEHGPYEIHGDAEILQPLDKLLQAFVAQHRMKLPGGAAYVPCYRVIS, encoded by the coding sequence ATGACAGCAAGACAAGTAATCAATGCATCGGTGAGCCCGAAAGGCAGCCTGGAAACACTGTCCCAACGCGAAGTCCAACAGCTGAGCGCCGCGGGTACAGGCAGCATCTACTCTCTTTTTCGCCAGTGCGCCCTGGCCATCCTCAATACCGGCGCCCACGTCGACAACGCCAAAACCATCCTCGAAGCCTACCGCGACTTCGAAATCCGCATTCACCAGCAGGACCGCGGCGTACGCCTGGAACTGCTGAACGCACCGGCCGACGCCTTCGTCGACGGTGAAATGATCGCCAGCACCCGCGAGATGCTGTTCAGCGCCCTGCGCGACATCGTCTACACCGAGAACGAGCTGGACAGCCAGCGCATCGACCTGAGCAACTCCCAGGGTATCAGCGACTACGTGTTCCACCTGCTGCGCAACGCACGCACCTTGCGCCCGGGCGTCGAACCGAAGATCGTGGTGTGTTGGGGCGGTCACTCGATCAGCTCCGAGGAGTACCAATACACCAAGAAAGTCGGCCACGAACTGGGACTGCGCAGTCTCGACGTCTGCACCGGTTGCGGCCCTGGCGTGATGAAAGGCCCGATGAAGGGCGCGACCATCTCCCACGCCAAGCAGCGCATCACCAACGGCCGCTACCTGGGCCTGACGGAACCGGGAATCATTGCCGCCGAGGCACCCAACCCGATCGTCAACGAGCTGGTGATCCTGCCGGACATCGAGAAGCGCCTGGAAGCCTTCGTCCGTGTCGGCCACGGCATCATCATCTTCCCGGGCGGCGCCGGTACTGCCGAAGAGTTCCTCTACCTGCTGGGGATCCTCATGCACCCGGACAACCGTGACCTGCCGTTCCCGGTGGTGTTGACCGGTCCGCGCAGTGCCGAGCCCTACCTGCAGCAATTGCACACGTTCATCGGCGCGACATTGGGCGAGGAAGCGCAAAAACACTACGAGATCATCATCGACGACCCGGCCCAAGTGGCCCGGCAGATGGTCGCCGGGCTCAAGGCGGTCAAGCAGTTCCGCCGCGAGCGCAACGACGCATTCCACTTCAACTGGCTGCTGAAGATCGATGAGGGCTTCCAGCGTCCATTCGATCCGACCCACGAAAACATGGCAAGCCTGCAACTGCGCCGCGACATGCCGGCCCATGAACTGGCGTCGAACCTGCGTCGGGCGTTTTCCGGGATCGTTGCCGGCAACGTCAAGGACAAGGGCATTCGCCTGATCGAGGAACACGGTCCGTACGAGATTCACGGCGATGCGGAAATCCTGCAACCGCTGGACAAACTGCTGCAGGCGTTTGTCGCCCAGCACCGCATGAAGCTGCCAGGCGGCGCGGCCTACGTGCCGTGCTACCGCGTCATCAGCTAA
- a CDS encoding murein L,D-transpeptidase catalytic domain family protein: MLTLLRRLCLALTTLGAISAPAFAASTSNQALYNSLAHAAPELNPQALKSALSAMQCAVNGGAQRAEHLAVIDYSQPSTARRLWIFDLRKKSLVLRDLVAHGQMSGENFATQFSNRVGSYQSSLGLFRTQESYQGAHGYSLRMDGLEPGFNDLARDRAIVIHAADYVNPLWSERQGRIGRSQGCPAVRPQVARQVIDKLKDGQFMFSWYPDQRWLKSSPYLNCQPRQVASILSANKG, encoded by the coding sequence ATGCTTACCCTTTTGCGCCGGCTTTGCCTGGCCCTGACCACTCTGGGCGCCATCAGCGCTCCAGCATTCGCCGCCAGCACCAGCAATCAGGCGTTGTACAACAGCCTCGCCCACGCAGCCCCGGAACTCAATCCCCAAGCGTTAAAAAGCGCCCTGAGCGCCATGCAATGTGCCGTCAACGGCGGTGCCCAACGCGCCGAGCACCTGGCCGTCATCGATTACTCGCAACCTTCTACCGCACGCCGCTTGTGGATCTTCGACCTGCGTAAAAAATCCCTGGTGCTGCGCGACCTGGTGGCCCACGGGCAAATGTCCGGGGAAAACTTTGCCACCCAATTCTCCAACCGCGTGGGCAGCTACCAGTCCAGCCTGGGCCTGTTCCGCACCCAGGAAAGCTATCAGGGCGCCCACGGCTATTCGTTACGCATGGATGGCCTGGAACCCGGCTTCAACGATCTGGCGCGTGACCGGGCGATCGTGATCCATGCCGCCGACTATGTGAATCCGTTGTGGAGCGAACGCCAGGGCCGAATTGGCCGCAGCCAGGGTTGCCCGGCAGTACGTCCACAGGTGGCGCGCCAGGTAATCGACAAGCTCAAGGACGGTCAGTTCATGTTTTCCTGGTATCCGGACCAGCGCTGGCTGAAATCCTCGCCTTATCTCAACTGCCAGCCGCGCCAGGTGGCCAGCATCCTCAGCGCCAACAAAGGCTAG
- a CDS encoding L,D-transpeptidase family protein: MFKKHAYYLSLYLLAVPLVATAQNELADHAGPLPLAASQVQVDCPGLKLRPDASAQALLQAFYQQQDNLPVWTDEARVKALLGQFQLLVDDGLDPERYRLPPADPVGGPLCSDIGISLRYLQALRELRYGRLQQSRFEPLWHAQPPALDRNAELLAIASPGLHDLAAAFDAARPHLEQYRSLRQVYAGQRQQQLPHWPLLPDGPLLRPGMQDARVPVLAQRLLNEGYLTNLPAKVGTEYNAQLTSAVKSFQLDHSLQADGVIGAGTLAELNISPTMRREQLRINLERFRWMAPDMEPDGLLVNIAAAQLTVLQGGVPVWQTRTQVGRAERQTPLLKSHVTRLTLNPTWTIPPTIMREDKLPQIRRDQSYLSRGDLQVLDRNGNPLSADEVDWDNPGNILLRQSAGPRNPLGQMAVRFPNPFSVYLHDTPSQALFQKGPRAFSSGCVRVEHALQLRDMLVSPAERVRTDELLATGRTHEFRLSAPVPILLGYWTVQADSHGRLLYAPDIYSRDPVLLNALGITL, from the coding sequence TTGTTCAAAAAGCACGCATATTACTTGAGCCTTTACCTGCTCGCAGTGCCATTGGTCGCGACTGCCCAGAATGAGCTGGCGGATCATGCCGGCCCTTTGCCATTGGCGGCCAGCCAGGTACAGGTCGATTGCCCCGGCCTCAAGCTGCGCCCGGATGCCTCGGCGCAGGCCTTGCTGCAAGCGTTTTACCAGCAGCAGGACAATCTTCCGGTGTGGACCGACGAGGCGCGTGTCAAGGCATTGCTCGGGCAATTCCAGTTGCTGGTCGATGACGGCCTCGATCCCGAACGCTACCGCTTGCCGCCAGCCGATCCGGTGGGCGGGCCGCTGTGCAGCGACATCGGCATCAGCCTGCGTTACCTGCAAGCGCTGCGTGAACTGCGCTATGGCCGCCTGCAGCAAAGCCGCTTCGAGCCGCTTTGGCACGCACAGCCACCGGCGCTGGATCGCAATGCCGAGCTACTGGCGATTGCCAGCCCTGGCCTGCATGACCTGGCAGCCGCCTTCGACGCCGCGCGCCCGCACCTGGAGCAATACCGCAGCCTGCGCCAGGTATACGCCGGGCAACGCCAGCAACAGCTGCCTCACTGGCCGTTGCTGCCGGACGGCCCGCTGTTGCGCCCAGGCATGCAGGACGCGAGGGTTCCCGTCCTGGCCCAGCGCCTGCTCAATGAAGGCTACCTGACAAATCTGCCAGCCAAGGTCGGCACCGAGTACAACGCGCAACTGACCAGCGCGGTGAAAAGCTTCCAGCTTGACCATTCGCTGCAAGCCGATGGGGTGATTGGCGCCGGCACCCTGGCCGAGCTGAACATCAGTCCAACAATGCGTCGCGAGCAACTGCGGATCAACCTCGAACGCTTCCGCTGGATGGCCCCGGACATGGAACCCGATGGCCTGCTGGTAAATATCGCCGCCGCGCAACTGACGGTGCTGCAGGGCGGCGTACCGGTGTGGCAAACGCGTACCCAGGTCGGGCGCGCCGAGCGGCAAACCCCGCTGCTCAAGTCCCACGTCACGCGTCTGACCCTGAACCCGACCTGGACCATACCGCCGACCATCATGCGCGAAGACAAGCTGCCGCAGATTCGCCGAGACCAGTCCTACCTCAGTCGAGGCGACCTGCAGGTGCTGGACCGCAACGGCAACCCGCTGTCGGCCGACGAGGTCGATTGGGACAATCCCGGCAACATCCTCCTGCGCCAGAGCGCCGGGCCGCGCAATCCGCTGGGGCAGATGGCGGTGCGGTTTCCCAACCCATTCTCGGTGTACCTGCACGATACGCCCAGCCAGGCGCTGTTCCAGAAAGGTCCACGGGCGTTCAGTTCAGGTTGCGTGCGGGTCGAACACGCCTTGCAGCTGCGCGACATGCTGGTGAGTCCGGCGGAACGGGTGCGCACCGACGAGCTGTTGGCCACCGGTCGCACCCATGAATTTCGCTTGTCGGCGCCGGTGCCGATCCTGCTCGGTTACTGGACGGTGCAGGCCGACAGCCATGGGCGCTTGCTGTATGCCCCGGACATCTACAGTCGCGACCCGGTGCTGCTCAATGCACTGGGCATCACCTTGTAG
- the pcsA gene encoding phosphatidylcholine synthase, with protein MISTRHMATLKAWGAHGFTATGVVTAFLATLALFDNQPKACLLWLGVALIVDGVDGSLARKVNVSTVLPQFDGSVLDLVIDYLTYVFIPALFIYRYIDLPAYTPLLMTSVILVSSLYCFCNVNMKSKDNYFVGFPAAWNVVALSLYIIAPSAWVTLLSIIALALLTVTRMKFLHPFRVRRFMPINIAVTAIWLLCSLSLVLGHPGLNPWVMGLWLAMSAYFLGICIWRTLAEAFDQHRR; from the coding sequence TTGATCTCGACTCGACACATGGCCACGCTCAAAGCCTGGGGTGCCCATGGTTTCACCGCGACCGGCGTGGTCACCGCGTTCCTCGCCACCCTGGCATTGTTCGACAACCAGCCCAAGGCTTGCCTGCTGTGGCTCGGCGTGGCGCTAATCGTCGACGGCGTGGATGGCTCGCTGGCGCGCAAGGTCAATGTGTCGACGGTGCTGCCGCAGTTCGATGGCTCGGTGCTGGACCTGGTAATCGACTACCTGACCTACGTGTTCATCCCGGCGCTGTTCATCTACCGCTATATCGACCTGCCCGCCTACACCCCGCTGCTGATGACTTCGGTGATCCTGGTGTCATCGCTGTATTGCTTCTGCAACGTCAACATGAAGAGCAAGGACAACTACTTCGTCGGTTTCCCCGCTGCCTGGAACGTGGTCGCCCTGAGCCTGTACATCATTGCCCCGTCTGCCTGGGTCACCCTGTTGAGTATCATTGCCTTGGCGTTGCTCACAGTGACCCGGATGAAATTCCTCCACCCGTTTCGCGTGCGCCGCTTCATGCCGATCAATATCGCCGTCACCGCCATCTGGCTGCTCTGCAGCCTGTCACTGGTGCTCGGCCATCCGGGCCTGAATCCCTGGGTGATGGGATTGTGGCTGGCGATGTCGGCCTACTTCCTCGGGATCTGCATCTGGCGCACCCTCGCCGAAGCTTTCGACCAGCACCGCCGTTGA